Proteins from one Microbacterium sp. Root553 genomic window:
- a CDS encoding GIY-YIG nuclease family protein translates to MPFVYILQCRDGSFYTGSTLDLERRLAEHQFGEGCDYTRRRRPVELGWSSEFARIDDAYGWERRIHGWTRAKKRLLIEGRYDELPGWSRRHRDPSSAD, encoded by the coding sequence ATGCCGTTCGTCTACATCCTCCAGTGCCGCGATGGGAGCTTCTACACCGGAAGCACGCTCGACCTCGAACGGCGTCTCGCGGAGCATCAGTTCGGCGAGGGGTGCGACTACACGCGCCGCCGTCGTCCTGTCGAGCTCGGGTGGAGTTCTGAGTTCGCTCGCATCGACGATGCCTACGGGTGGGAGCGGCGCATACACGGGTGGACAAGAGCCAAGAAGCGCCTTCTCATCGAGGGGCGCTACGACGAGCTTCCAGGATGGAGCAGACGCCACCGCGATCCGTCGAGTGCGGATTGA
- a CDS encoding AAA family ATPase: protein MLSADDPLPLRPDRVLIAGVTGSGKTTLAARLSTLWSIDLHEMDALYHGENWTPRPTFIDDVRAFAAEDRWVTEWQYTSKGTDEILTPRAQLVVWLDYPWPIVRARLLRRTLSRSLLRTEMYNGNVEKPVWQVLSTRDPARSILAWQTKTRRFWATQMPLKWERFPHLTIVRLRHPRETERWLHAQAALRLAARPLSEERSAETKGAQEAEGVSIAPPKRRSRDR, encoded by the coding sequence ATGCTGTCCGCCGACGACCCGCTTCCGCTCCGCCCCGATCGAGTGCTGATCGCCGGTGTCACGGGGTCGGGAAAGACCACGCTCGCGGCCCGACTCTCGACGCTCTGGAGCATCGATCTCCATGAGATGGACGCCCTGTATCACGGGGAGAACTGGACGCCGCGTCCGACGTTCATCGACGATGTGCGGGCCTTCGCCGCAGAGGACCGCTGGGTCACCGAATGGCAGTACACGAGCAAGGGCACCGACGAGATCCTCACGCCGCGCGCGCAACTGGTGGTCTGGCTCGACTACCCCTGGCCGATCGTTCGCGCGCGCTTGCTGCGTCGCACGCTGAGCCGAAGTCTGCTGCGCACCGAGATGTACAACGGCAACGTCGAGAAGCCTGTCTGGCAGGTGCTCTCGACCCGTGACCCTGCACGGAGCATCCTGGCCTGGCAGACCAAGACCCGCCGGTTCTGGGCGACCCAGATGCCGCTGAAATGGGAGCGCTTCCCTCACCTCACGATCGTGAGGCTCAGGCACCCCCGCGAGACCGAGCGGTGGCTGCACGCTCAGGCTGCCCTTCGTCTCGCGGCGCGGCCCCTGAGCGAGGAGCGCAGCGCCGAGACGAAGGGCGCTCAGGAGGCGGAGGGAGTGTCGATCGCCCCGCCGAAGCGCCGGTCGCGCGACAGGTAG
- a CDS encoding phosphotransferase enzyme family protein, producing the protein MDDERALSGGNATGIVTRVGDTVRKQWSASTPSVHAFMSHVQDRGVEVPTPLGRDERGRQRVEFIPGPLAIDGGPLSADGLHRVGGMVRAIHDASETFTPPADARWDTAIPAPDAQIVCHNDLAPWNLVIGDRWVFIDWDAAAPSTRLWDLAYAAQTFTLSVLEAAPRDAADGLRAFVDGYGASAEFRTRLPLMMHRRAAAMLELLTTAHSHGREPWSSMFADSHGSYWAAVVDYVGANQQTWLDALTATRPASTSEGA; encoded by the coding sequence ATGGATGACGAGCGAGCGCTGTCCGGCGGCAACGCGACCGGGATCGTCACCCGAGTCGGCGACACCGTCCGAAAGCAGTGGAGCGCCTCGACGCCGAGCGTCCATGCCTTCATGTCGCATGTGCAGGATCGAGGTGTCGAGGTTCCGACGCCGCTCGGTCGAGACGAGCGCGGACGCCAGCGCGTCGAGTTCATACCCGGGCCGCTCGCGATCGACGGCGGCCCGCTGAGCGCGGACGGGTTGCATCGCGTCGGCGGGATGGTTCGCGCCATACACGACGCGAGCGAGACCTTCACTCCTCCCGCTGACGCGCGTTGGGATACCGCCATCCCTGCCCCGGACGCGCAGATCGTGTGCCACAACGATCTCGCGCCCTGGAATCTCGTCATCGGAGACCGATGGGTCTTCATCGATTGGGATGCCGCGGCACCGAGCACCCGGCTGTGGGATCTCGCCTATGCGGCCCAGACCTTCACGCTCTCGGTCCTCGAAGCCGCGCCTCGGGATGCCGCTGACGGTCTCCGCGCATTCGTCGACGGCTACGGCGCCTCTGCCGAGTTCAGGACGCGACTGCCCCTGATGATGCACCGACGCGCCGCGGCGATGCTCGAGCTGCTGACCACCGCGCATTCGCACGGCCGTGAGCCGTGGTCATCCATGTTCGCGGATAGCCACGGCTCCTACTGGGCTGCGGTCGTCGACTACGTCGGCGCGAATCAGCAGACCTGGCTCGACGCGCTGACCGCGACTCGGCCCGCCTCGACCTCTGAAGGGGCCTGA
- the recO gene encoding DNA repair protein RecO, whose product MPTYRDEAVILRTHKLGEADRIVTMLSRRHGKIRAVAKGVRRTSSKFGSRLEPFMVADVQLYQGRTLDIVQQAESLGSYGSDIAAHYDRFTSANAMVETADRLSDSEATPEQYLLLVGGLRALSRGEHSPRSILDSYLLRVMALSGWAPSLGDCARCAAPGPHQHFVGQLGGAVCPNCAPAGSPKVAERTLSLLRSLMAGEWDVIDAAPHVDNAAASGLVAAYAQWHLERGIRSLAHLVADHPREGAR is encoded by the coding sequence GTGCCCACCTACCGAGACGAAGCGGTGATCCTGCGCACCCACAAACTGGGTGAGGCCGATCGCATCGTCACGATGCTCTCGCGGCGGCACGGCAAGATCCGGGCCGTGGCCAAGGGGGTGCGTCGTACCTCGTCGAAGTTCGGCTCGCGTCTCGAGCCGTTCATGGTCGCCGACGTGCAGCTCTATCAGGGGCGCACGCTCGACATCGTGCAGCAGGCCGAGTCTCTCGGGTCGTACGGATCGGACATCGCGGCCCACTACGACAGGTTCACGTCGGCGAACGCGATGGTCGAGACCGCCGATCGACTGAGCGACTCCGAGGCCACCCCCGAGCAGTACCTGCTGCTGGTGGGCGGCTTGCGGGCGCTGTCGCGCGGAGAGCATTCGCCGCGCAGCATCCTGGATTCCTACCTGCTGCGGGTCATGGCGCTGTCGGGCTGGGCGCCGTCGCTCGGCGACTGCGCGCGGTGCGCGGCGCCTGGTCCGCACCAGCACTTCGTCGGTCAGCTGGGCGGAGCGGTATGCCCGAACTGCGCACCGGCGGGCAGCCCGAAGGTGGCCGAGCGGACGCTGTCACTGCTGCGCTCCCTGATGGCCGGGGAGTGGGACGTGATCGATGCCGCGCCGCACGTCGACAACGCGGCCGCATCCGGTCTCGTCGCCGCCTACGCCCAGTGGCATCTGGAGCGCGGCATCCGCTCGCTCGCGCACCTCGTCGCCGACCACCCCCGAGAAGGAGCACGGTGA
- a CDS encoding trimeric intracellular cation channel family protein → MTEPLFIIPLWADLLGVGLGGVQGALFASGFQGQRRLDWLGVAIIGIMIGMGGGLIRDILLGQTPATLQNNWYLITATGAALLGMLLAGLFTRLNRVIVVLDAVVIGMFGAFGTSKAIAFGIPPVPAVFIGVCAAVGGSVLRDMLMGLPTAIMHVGSLYAVAAGAGCTFIVVSNAFGVPIPLAAVLGIVVTAVIRILAVSFDVSLPEQRRIYRRKVAAETGVIPIIKPSIDL, encoded by the coding sequence GTGACCGAACCGCTCTTCATCATTCCGCTCTGGGCGGACCTGCTCGGCGTCGGGCTCGGAGGCGTGCAGGGCGCGCTCTTCGCCTCCGGATTCCAGGGGCAGCGGCGCCTCGACTGGTTGGGCGTCGCCATCATCGGGATCATGATCGGCATGGGCGGCGGACTCATCCGCGACATCCTGCTCGGGCAGACTCCCGCGACGCTGCAGAACAACTGGTATCTGATCACCGCCACGGGCGCCGCACTGCTGGGGATGCTGCTGGCGGGGCTCTTCACGCGCCTCAACCGGGTGATCGTCGTGCTCGATGCCGTCGTCATCGGCATGTTCGGAGCCTTCGGCACGAGCAAGGCCATCGCCTTCGGCATCCCGCCCGTCCCCGCCGTGTTCATCGGGGTGTGTGCGGCGGTCGGCGGCAGCGTGCTGCGCGACATGCTCATGGGCCTCCCGACCGCGATCATGCACGTCGGCTCGCTCTACGCCGTGGCCGCCGGCGCCGGCTGCACGTTCATCGTCGTCTCGAACGCCTTCGGCGTGCCCATTCCGCTCGCGGCAGTGCTCGGGATCGTCGTGACCGCGGTGATCCGCATCCTGGCCGTGAGCTTCGACGTCTCGCTCCCCGAGCAGCGCCGCATCTACCGCCGCAAGGTCGCGGCCGAGACCGGCGTGATCCCTATCATCAAGCCCAGCATCGACCTCTAG
- a CDS encoding deoxyguanosinetriphosphate triphosphohydrolase, which yields MAADPQAHTAGGRSDGYDPRDAERFFAETHRSARGDFARDRARVLHSAALRRLAAKTQVLSPASTADFARNRLTHSLEVAQVGRELATELGVSADVVDTACLSHDLGHPPFGHNGERALNEWAEPIGGFEGNAQSLRILTRLEAKAIDDDGQSVGLNLTRASLDATCKYPWTVDHPVPDPGGRLKFGVYPDDEAVFRWMREGAPGRLRCIEAEVMDLSDDIGYSVHDFEDAILNGYVDVAQLSDPRQHEALIDRIQQWVGYDFTRDELADALYRLASQPMWLGSFDRSRRDLARLKNLTSDFIGRFARAAVSATREAYAGPALVRYNAHVVVPRVIEAEIAVLKGIMGQAIVTIDARKGVYKEQRRVLKRLADALWSTDALWSAGADVLEPAFSADFMAATTDAERARVIVDQIASLTDQSAIDWHNRLVGEIDPAEVGIWTPRHARPGATPHAPRRVVVEEVG from the coding sequence GTGGCGGCTGATCCTCAGGCACACACAGCAGGCGGTCGATCGGACGGCTACGACCCCCGTGACGCCGAGCGCTTCTTCGCCGAGACCCATCGCTCGGCCCGCGGTGACTTCGCCCGTGACAGGGCGAGGGTTCTGCACTCCGCAGCGCTGCGCCGTCTCGCCGCGAAGACGCAGGTGCTCAGTCCCGCCAGCACGGCGGACTTCGCCCGCAACCGCCTGACGCACTCGCTCGAGGTCGCGCAGGTCGGCCGTGAGCTCGCGACGGAGCTCGGCGTCTCGGCCGACGTGGTCGACACCGCGTGCCTCAGCCACGACCTGGGACACCCGCCGTTCGGACACAACGGCGAGAGGGCGCTCAACGAATGGGCCGAGCCGATCGGCGGTTTCGAGGGCAATGCGCAATCCCTCCGCATCCTCACCCGGCTCGAGGCCAAGGCCATCGACGATGACGGGCAGTCCGTCGGCCTCAACCTCACCAGGGCGAGCCTCGACGCGACCTGCAAGTACCCGTGGACGGTCGATCACCCGGTCCCCGACCCCGGCGGTCGTCTGAAGTTCGGCGTGTACCCCGACGATGAGGCGGTTTTCCGGTGGATGCGCGAGGGCGCTCCGGGGCGGCTGCGCTGCATCGAGGCCGAGGTGATGGATCTCTCGGACGACATCGGCTATTCGGTCCATGACTTCGAGGACGCGATCCTCAACGGCTACGTCGATGTCGCCCAGCTCTCGGATCCACGTCAGCACGAGGCGCTGATCGACCGCATCCAGCAGTGGGTGGGATACGACTTCACTCGTGACGAGCTCGCCGATGCGCTCTACCGACTCGCGTCGCAGCCGATGTGGCTGGGGTCGTTCGATCGGTCCCGTCGCGATCTCGCCCGTCTCAAGAACCTCACCAGCGACTTCATCGGCCGGTTCGCCCGCGCGGCCGTGTCGGCCACGCGCGAGGCCTACGCGGGACCCGCTCTCGTGCGGTACAACGCGCATGTCGTCGTGCCCCGGGTGATCGAAGCCGAGATCGCCGTGCTCAAGGGGATCATGGGTCAGGCGATCGTGACGATCGACGCTCGCAAGGGCGTGTACAAGGAGCAGCGTCGCGTGCTCAAGCGGCTCGCCGATGCGCTCTGGTCGACGGACGCCCTGTGGTCTGCGGGAGCGGATGTGCTCGAGCCCGCCTTCTCCGCCGACTTCATGGCGGCGACGACGGATGCGGAGCGCGCCCGCGTGATCGTCGATCAGATCGCGAGTCTCACCGACCAGAGCGCGATCGACTGGCACAACAGGCTCGTCGGCGAGATCGATCCGGCCGAGGTCGGCATCTGGACGCCGCGGCACGCCCGACCGGGGGCGACCCCGCACGCACCGCGTCGGGTCGTCGTCGAAGAGGTGGGCTGA
- a CDS encoding glutathione peroxidase has protein sequence MTDPAVRSIPFTDADGNEKTLDDLGADVVLVVNVASKCGLTPQYEQLEELQRLYGDRGFSVVGFPCNQFFGQEPGSVDSILEFCSTTYGVTFPINDKVKVNGKNATELYKTLKETPDAGGKAGRVEWNFEKFLVLPDGEVVRFRPKQKPNDPEIVGAIEAALTR, from the coding sequence ATGACCGATCCCGCAGTCCGCTCCATCCCCTTCACCGACGCCGACGGCAACGAGAAGACCCTCGACGACCTCGGCGCCGACGTGGTTCTCGTCGTCAACGTGGCGTCGAAATGCGGATTGACCCCGCAGTACGAGCAGCTCGAGGAACTGCAGCGCCTGTACGGCGACCGCGGCTTCAGCGTCGTGGGGTTCCCGTGCAACCAGTTCTTCGGACAGGAGCCGGGTTCGGTCGACAGCATCCTCGAGTTCTGCTCCACCACCTACGGCGTGACGTTCCCGATCAACGACAAGGTGAAGGTCAACGGCAAGAACGCCACCGAGCTCTACAAGACGCTGAAGGAGACGCCGGATGCCGGCGGCAAGGCCGGCCGCGTCGAGTGGAACTTCGAGAAGTTCCTCGTGCTCCCCGACGGAGAGGTCGTCCGGTTCCGGCCCAAGCAGAAGCCGAACGACCCCGAGATCGTCGGCGCGATCGAAGCCGCCCTGACCCGCTAG
- a CDS encoding isoprenyl transferase, producing the protein MSPKPYTHKDAVAYRPLDWTGVQPPAFPAVPAHVAIVMDGNGRWANRRGLSRVEGHKAGEEVLLDVVAGAIQAGVKHLSVYAFSTENWARSPEEVRFLMGYNRDVLHRRRDQLNEWGVRVRWAGRKPRLWGSVIKELQYAEQLTRDNDVLTLTMCVNYGGRVELVDAMRSIAADVAAGRVKPNAISEKMIRRNLYVPDMPDVDLFLRSSGEQRTSNFLLWQAAYAEMVFLDTLWPDFSREELWRAIEIYLSRDRRFGGAIDTPSAS; encoded by the coding sequence GTGAGTCCCAAGCCGTACACGCACAAGGATGCCGTGGCATACCGCCCCCTGGACTGGACGGGCGTGCAGCCGCCCGCGTTCCCGGCGGTTCCCGCGCACGTCGCGATCGTCATGGACGGGAACGGCCGCTGGGCGAATCGCCGCGGACTCAGCCGTGTCGAGGGTCACAAGGCGGGGGAGGAGGTGCTGCTCGACGTGGTCGCCGGCGCCATCCAAGCCGGAGTGAAACACCTCTCGGTGTACGCGTTCTCGACCGAGAACTGGGCGCGCTCTCCCGAGGAGGTGCGCTTCCTGATGGGGTACAACCGTGACGTGCTCCATCGCCGCCGCGACCAGCTCAACGAGTGGGGTGTGCGCGTGCGCTGGGCCGGCCGCAAGCCGCGGCTGTGGGGCAGCGTGATCAAGGAGCTGCAGTACGCCGAGCAGCTCACGCGTGACAACGACGTGCTCACCCTCACGATGTGCGTGAACTACGGGGGTCGTGTCGAGCTCGTCGACGCGATGCGGTCGATCGCCGCGGATGTCGCGGCCGGTCGGGTCAAGCCGAACGCGATCAGCGAGAAGATGATCAGGCGCAACCTCTACGTGCCGGACATGCCCGACGTCGATCTCTTCCTGCGGAGCTCGGGGGAGCAGCGCACCTCGAACTTCCTGCTGTGGCAGGCCGCCTATGCCGAGATGGTGTTCCTCGACACGCTCTGGCCGGACTTCTCGCGCGAGGAGCTGTGGCGTGCGATCGAGATCTACCTGTCGCGCGACCGGCGCTTCGGCGGGGCGATCGACACTCCCTCCGCCTCCTGA
- a CDS encoding DsbA family oxidoreductase, which yields MTEAISIDIWSDIACPWCYIGKRNLEKGLEAVAGDDDAPQVNITFHSFELSPDTPVDFDGDEVDFLAGHKGMPRDQVEQMLANVTGVAEKAGLQYRFDLLQHTNTVKAHELLHFAKAEGVQHEMEERLMSAYFTEGKHVGRIDDLVELAGDVGLNPDDTREALVSGRHLSDVRQDQAQAQAYGIQGVPFFVIDGQYGISGAQPPAAFENVLRDLWAKRGETETEATAV from the coding sequence GTGACTGAAGCCATCTCGATCGACATCTGGTCCGACATCGCCTGCCCCTGGTGCTACATCGGCAAGCGCAACCTCGAGAAGGGACTGGAAGCCGTCGCCGGAGATGACGACGCTCCGCAGGTGAACATCACCTTCCACTCGTTCGAACTCTCGCCCGACACCCCCGTCGACTTCGACGGCGATGAGGTCGACTTCCTCGCCGGCCACAAGGGCATGCCCCGCGACCAGGTCGAGCAGATGCTCGCGAACGTGACCGGAGTCGCCGAGAAGGCGGGTCTGCAGTACCGGTTCGATCTGCTGCAGCACACCAACACCGTCAAGGCGCATGAACTGCTGCACTTCGCCAAGGCCGAGGGCGTCCAGCACGAGATGGAGGAGCGCCTGATGTCGGCCTACTTCACCGAGGGCAAGCACGTCGGCCGCATCGACGACCTGGTCGAGCTCGCCGGCGACGTCGGACTCAACCCCGACGACACCCGTGAGGCCCTCGTGTCGGGACGTCACCTCTCGGACGTCCGCCAGGATCAGGCGCAGGCGCAGGCCTATGGAATCCAGGGCGTCCCGTTCTTCGTGATCGACGGCCAGTACGGCATCAGCGGCGCTCAGCCGCCGGCCGCCTTCGAGAACGTGCTGCGTGATCTCTGGGCCAAGCGGGGCGAAACCGAGACCGAAGCCACGGCCGTCTAG
- the leuA gene encoding 2-isopropylmalate synthase: MQNTQRPSAMPIHKYRPYNEQITVDLADRTWPDARITEAPRWCAVDLRDGNQALIDPMSPERKRVMFELLVSMGYKEIEVGFPSASQTDFDFVRQLIEENLIPDDVTIQVLTQAREHLIARTYESIAGAKQAIVHLYNSTSVLQREVVFRTDKQGIIDIALEGARLCREFEKTIPDTKVYYEYSPESYTGTELEFAVDICNQVIEVFEPTPDRKVIINLPATVEMASPNVYADSIEWMSRHLAHRENVILSLHPHNDRGTAIAAAELGYMAGADRIEGCLFGNGERTGNVDIVALGINLFTQGIDPQIDFSDIDQVKRTVEYCNQLPVPERSPWAGDLVFTAFSGSHQDAIKKGFEAMAARADAEGVTVDDIEWAVPYLPVDPKDLGRSYEAVIRVNSQSGKGGVAYLLKADHAIDLPRKLQIEFSGVVQTKTDAEGGEVTSEQIWSIFNDEYLPAADESAKWGRFELLATQTRSDMSGDVVLDVTLRDDDQQVAVAGNGNGPIAAFIEVLRGQGFDITLYDYVEHALSAGGDAQAAAYVELQVGDQRLWGVGIDGDISTASLKAIVSGVNRSIRTRQQELAAV, encoded by the coding sequence ATGCAGAACACTCAGCGCCCGTCCGCGATGCCGATTCACAAGTACCGGCCGTACAACGAGCAGATCACCGTCGACCTGGCGGACCGCACCTGGCCCGACGCCCGCATCACTGAGGCCCCGCGCTGGTGCGCCGTCGACCTCCGTGACGGCAACCAGGCCCTCATCGACCCGATGTCGCCCGAGCGCAAGCGCGTCATGTTCGAGCTGCTCGTCAGCATGGGCTACAAGGAGATCGAGGTCGGGTTCCCCTCGGCGAGCCAGACCGACTTCGACTTCGTGCGTCAGCTCATCGAAGAGAACCTGATCCCCGACGACGTCACGATCCAGGTGCTGACCCAGGCGCGCGAGCACCTGATCGCTCGCACCTATGAGTCGATCGCCGGCGCGAAGCAGGCGATCGTGCACCTGTACAACTCCACGAGTGTGCTGCAGCGCGAGGTCGTGTTCCGCACCGACAAGCAGGGCATCATCGACATCGCCCTCGAGGGTGCACGTCTGTGCCGCGAGTTCGAGAAGACCATCCCCGACACGAAGGTCTACTACGAGTACTCGCCCGAGAGCTACACCGGGACCGAGCTCGAGTTCGCCGTCGACATCTGCAACCAGGTGATCGAGGTCTTCGAGCCGACTCCCGACCGCAAGGTGATCATCAACCTCCCTGCCACTGTCGAGATGGCGTCTCCCAACGTCTACGCCGATTCGATCGAGTGGATGAGCCGTCACCTCGCGCACCGTGAGAACGTCATCCTCTCGCTGCACCCGCACAACGACCGCGGCACCGCGATCGCGGCCGCGGAGCTCGGCTACATGGCCGGCGCCGACCGCATCGAGGGATGCCTGTTCGGCAACGGGGAGCGCACCGGCAACGTCGACATCGTGGCACTGGGCATCAACCTGTTCACCCAGGGCATCGACCCGCAGATCGACTTCAGCGACATCGACCAGGTCAAGCGCACGGTCGAGTACTGCAACCAGCTGCCCGTGCCGGAGCGCAGCCCCTGGGCCGGTGACCTCGTCTTCACCGCGTTCAGCGGATCGCACCAGGACGCGATCAAGAAGGGCTTCGAGGCCATGGCGGCCCGCGCCGACGCCGAGGGCGTCACGGTCGACGACATCGAGTGGGCGGTGCCCTACCTGCCGGTCGACCCGAAGGATCTCGGACGTTCGTACGAGGCCGTCATCCGCGTCAACTCCCAGTCCGGCAAGGGCGGCGTTGCCTACCTGCTGAAGGCCGACCACGCGATCGACCTGCCCCGCAAGCTGCAGATCGAGTTCTCGGGCGTGGTCCAGACGAAGACCGACGCCGAGGGTGGCGAGGTGACGAGCGAGCAGATCTGGTCGATCTTCAACGACGAGTACCTGCCTGCCGCCGACGAGTCCGCCAAGTGGGGACGCTTCGAGCTGCTCGCGACCCAGACCCGCAGCGACATGTCGGGCGACGTCGTGCTCGATGTGACACTGCGCGATGACGACCAGCAGGTCGCCGTCGCCGGCAACGGCAACGGACCCATCGCGGCGTTCATCGAGGTGCTGCGCGGCCAGGGCTTCGACATCACGCTCTACGACTACGTCGAGCACGCTCTCAGCGCCGGTGGCGACGCACAGGCCGCAGCCTACGTCGAGCTGCAGGTCGGCGACCAGCGCCTGTGGGGCGTCGGCATCGACGGCGACATCTCGACCGCATCCCTCAAGGCGATCGTGTCGGGCGTGAACCGTTCGATCCGCACGCGTCAGCAGGAGCTCGCGGCCGTCTGA
- a CDS encoding ATPase AAA gives MLSADDPLPLRPERVLIAGVTGSGKTTLARRVARLWDLRHVEIDALFHGENWTPRPTFIDDVRAFAAEDRWVTEWQYTSKGTDEILAPRAQIVIWLDYPYRIARRRLLARTLRRRLLRTPLWNGNVEPALWERDGWTGENDILRWQKNTRTKWSERMPRIEATHPHLDVVRLDHPRALEAWLSHVERAPAS, from the coding sequence ATGCTGTCCGCTGACGACCCGCTTCCGCTCCGCCCCGAGCGCGTGCTGATCGCCGGTGTCACCGGGTCGGGAAAGACGACGCTCGCTCGACGCGTGGCCCGGTTGTGGGATCTGCGCCACGTCGAGATCGACGCTCTGTTCCACGGGGAGAACTGGACGCCGCGTCCGACGTTCATCGACGATGTGCGCGCCTTCGCCGCAGAAGACCGCTGGGTCACCGAATGGCAGTACACGAGCAAGGGCACCGACGAGATCCTCGCCCCGCGGGCACAGATCGTGATCTGGCTCGACTATCCGTACCGCATCGCGCGGAGACGCCTGCTGGCCCGCACGCTGAGGCGGCGGCTGCTCCGCACGCCGCTCTGGAACGGCAACGTCGAACCGGCGCTGTGGGAACGCGATGGATGGACCGGCGAGAACGACATCCTGCGGTGGCAGAAGAACACGCGCACCAAATGGTCAGAGCGCATGCCTCGCATCGAAGCGACGCATCCGCATCTGGATGTGGTTCGCCTCGATCATCCTCGCGCTCTCGAGGCCTGGCTGAGCCATGTCGAGCGGGCGCCGGCATCATGA
- the dusB gene encoding tRNA dihydrouridine synthase DusB gives MTLATASARTLRIGPIALDVPVVLAPMAGITNTAFRRLCREYGAGLYVSEMITSRALVERNETTMRLIRHHESETPRSIQLYGVDPHTISEAVRIIVAEDHADHIDLNFGCPVPKVTRKGGGAALPWKSSLFSQIVTQAVKAAGDVPLTIKMRKGIDPDHLTFLDAGRAAEDAGVSAIALHARTASEFYSGFADWNAIGELKQAVTSVPVLGNGDIWSAADAVRMMEQTDCDGVVVGRGCLGRPWLFGELAEAFGAESHPVDATLGFVANAFRRHAELLVEFFEDEDRGCRDVRKHVAWYFKGYPVGGDIRTGLATASSLAEIDDLLGQLDHSAPYPGADAEGQRGRSGRPKRPALPDKWLESRELAASASEMMRGAEIENSGG, from the coding sequence ATGACTCTCGCCACCGCATCCGCTCGCACCCTTCGCATCGGTCCGATCGCTCTCGACGTGCCGGTCGTCCTCGCACCCATGGCGGGCATCACCAACACGGCGTTCCGTCGCCTCTGCCGCGAGTACGGCGCGGGCCTCTATGTGAGCGAGATGATCACGTCCCGTGCGCTGGTCGAGCGCAACGAGACGACCATGCGTCTCATCCGTCACCACGAGTCCGAGACCCCGCGCTCCATCCAGCTCTACGGCGTCGATCCGCACACGATCTCCGAGGCGGTGCGCATCATCGTCGCCGAGGACCACGCCGACCACATCGACCTGAACTTCGGCTGCCCGGTGCCGAAGGTCACACGCAAGGGCGGCGGGGCGGCGCTGCCGTGGAAGAGCTCGCTCTTCTCGCAGATCGTCACGCAGGCCGTGAAGGCCGCGGGCGATGTGCCGTTGACCATCAAGATGCGCAAGGGCATCGATCCCGATCACCTGACCTTCCTCGACGCCGGCCGGGCGGCGGAGGATGCGGGGGTCTCAGCGATCGCCCTGCACGCCCGCACCGCGAGCGAGTTCTACTCCGGCTTCGCCGATTGGAACGCGATCGGCGAGCTCAAGCAGGCCGTGACCAGCGTCCCTGTTCTCGGCAACGGCGACATCTGGTCCGCCGCCGACGCGGTGCGCATGATGGAGCAGACGGACTGCGACGGCGTCGTCGTCGGGCGCGGGTGCCTGGGGCGTCCCTGGCTGTTCGGTGAACTCGCCGAGGCGTTCGGAGCCGAGTCGCACCCCGTCGATGCGACCCTCGGATTCGTGGCGAACGCCTTCCGTCGCCACGCCGAGCTGCTCGTCGAGTTCTTCGAAGACGAGGACCGCGGATGCCGCGACGTCCGCAAGCACGTCGCCTGGTACTTCAAGGGGTATCCGGTCGGCGGCGACATCCGCACCGGCCTCGCGACGGCGTCGAGCCTCGCCGAGATCGACGACCTGCTCGGTCAGCTCGACCACAGCGCTCCCTACCCCGGTGCGGATGCCGAGGGCCAGCGCGGTCGTTCGGGTCGCCCCAAGCGGCCTGCGCTGCCGGACAAGTGGCTGGAGTCGCGGGAGCTCGCGGCATCGGCATCCGAGATGATGCGAGGGGCGGAGATCGAGAACAGTGGCGGCTGA